The window TCACGCCGATTCCCGAAACGGTAGCCGTTATCATCAATACTGAAATTTTGACAAATAAATAAATGAGCAACCCATACAACTCAATTAGAAAACGAACGAAATTCTTCAAGGTTCTTCTTGTTGGTATATGGGTTGTAATCGTTACAAGACTTTTTTTCATTCAAGTAGTCAACTCGGAAAAATATCAGGCAAGATGCAAGAAACAATCCGACACCAAGACGATCGTAAAGCCAACCCGCGGAACAATTTTCGACCGAAACGGAAAAGCGTTGACTATCGACATGATACAATATCAAATTTCGGCGCATCCGTACTTAATCGAGAATAAGATTAGGATTGATCTCGCCAAAGAACTTGCTTCCGTCACCGGCGAACCGAGCCAGAAATACCTTGATCTTTTTGAATCGAAAAAGACTTTCGTCTGGTTGGAAAAAAATGCACCTCAATCACAATTTCAAAAACTTGTCGATAAATATGAAAAGACACCCGGTTTAGTCGTTGAGCGTATTTCTCAACGTCAATACCCATTTGGCGAAATTTTTGGACAGATTGTCGGATTTACCAATATAGATAACCGCGGAATTTGTGGCTTAGAATTGCAGATGGAGCCGGTCATTGGCGGAACACCCGGCTGGAAAATCGTCCAACGGGACGGTTGGGGCAGACTGAACGCACGCATCGATTTGCCCGAAAAAGTTTGCGTCAACGGAAATGACGTCACTTTGACGATCGACTCTGAATATCAAACGATCCTTCATGAAGAGCTCATGAAGTCTTATAATGCTACGAATGCAGAAAAGGCAATGGGGATTATCATCAATCCGAAAAATGGCGAAATCTACGCCATGGCTTCTCTACCACCGTTCAATCCCAACAAACCTTCGGAAAATCCGGTCTCTGCGCAAAAGAATCAAGTCATCACCGATATTTTCGAACCGGGTTCGACCTTTAAAGTCGTAACGGCAACTGCCGCAATGGAGCTCAATGCCATCGAACCGACTGACAAAATTAATTGTGAAGGCGGGGTCATTAAAGTCGCTAACCGATTTATTCACGATCACAATCCGTACACGATTTTGACTTTTGCGGAAGTCATCAAAAACAGCAGTAATATCGGTACAATTAAAGTCGCCCAAAAAATTGGAAAAGAGACCGTTTTCAACTACTGTCGAAAGTTTGGTTTTGGCTTGAAGACAAACATCCAGTTTCCAGGCGAAATTAATGGCATTTTACATCCGTTGAAAAATTGGACGGAACTTATGATGGCGCAAATCGCAATGGGGCAAGGAATTGGAGTAACTGTCATGCAATTGGCTTTTGCTTACGCGTCTATCGCTAACGGCGGGTATTTGCTCGAACCACAGTTAATTAAAACCATCTCAACAAAAGACGGGGTTCTTGTTTTCGAAAGCAAGCCGAAATATATCCGGCAAGTTGCTTCTCCGGAAACTATGGCGCAAATGCGCGAACTTTTACGTTTGGCGGTTCAGCATGGAACTGGCGTTCGGGCAAATGTCGGAGGTATGGCGATCGCAGGGAAAACTGGAACATCCCAGAAGGTAACGCCATACGGATACAGTCAATCGGAATATGTTTCGACATTTGCCGGATTTTTCCCGGTCAACGATCCTAAACTTTTATGTGTCGTTGTCGTAGATAACCCGAAGGGAATGCACACAGGCGGTTTGGTTTCGGCTCCTGTCGTCAGCGAAATTTTTAAACGAGTCGTGAATTACTCGGATGATCTGTTTTTTAATGAAGAAAAAACCAACCCACCAGTTCGCACTCAGATTGCTCAAACCGAGAAACCGGTCGAACAGCGCCAGCCGCAAATGTCGACCGTTTCATATTCGACAATGCCAGCGGTTGGTTCTTCTTCATCTGCACTGGAAATGCCTGATTTGAGCGGTAGAACCGCCCGACAAGCGCTCTATGTCCTTCAGGCAATGGGATTGTCGGTCGAAATGGAAGGTTCAGGAATTGTCATATCACAGACGCCCGCAAAAGGGACGCCAGTATTGCGCAACATGAAATGTTCGCTCAAACTCGCGCCTCGGAAAGGTTTAGATTGACGAAGAACTTAAATAAGTTGTTAGAAGGAATTTCTTATCAAGTTCGGGGCGCTTTACCTGAAAGCATTACAACACTCGCGCTGAATTCTGGAAAAGTAGAATCCGGCGGGCTGTTCGTTGCCATTCGCGGCGCTAAAGAGGATGGCCATCACCACATCAACGACGCCATTCGGCGTGGCGCTTCGGCTATTGTCGTTGAGGAATTTCAACCGAAAGTCAACATGCCGCAAATTCTTGTCAGCGATACAAAAATCGCATTGTCGAAGATCGCCAATGCCTTTTTCGATTCACCTTCCAACAAGATGAAAGTTGTAGGCGTGACCGGCACGAACGGCAAAACGACAACAGTTTTCCTGCTGAATCACATTTTTAAGCAAGCAGGCTTCAAGCGCGGAACGATCGGAACACTCGGTTATACGATCGAAGACGAATCGTTCGCGTCCAACCTGACGACTCCCGATAGTCTTCAACTTCAATCAATTTTACTTCAGATGGCGGAAAAAGGCGTAACACACGTCGCTATGGAAGTTTCTTCCCACTCGCTCGCGCTTCACCGCGTGGACGACATTCATTATCATGCGGGCGTTTTTACCAATATTTCTCAGGATCACCTGGATTTTCACCACACAATCGAATCCTATGCAAAAACCAAAACCGAATTATTCCGGCAAGTTGAACCCAACGGTTTTCTCGTCTGCAATGCCGACGATTTTTACTCAGAACTTTTTCATCAAGCGGCAAAAGCCCGCGTTTATGATTTTTCACTTCAGCACAAAATGGATTTTTCGTTCCGGAAAGGTGTCACTTTTACTCAAGGAATTGACGGAATCATTGATACCCCGAACGTTTCCATTCCGATTCGGTGTCCGTTATCCGGTGAGTTTAATTTAAAGAATATTCTGGGCGCAACGGCTGTCTCCTCCCTGTTGAGGATTTCTTCTTCCGACATCTCCGAAGCGTTATCTCAAATCGCTTATGTTCCGGGAAGATTACAAGAAGTCTCAAAGCCCGGCTTTCCACGGACTTTTGTCGATTATGCGCATACGCCGGATGCGCTTATCAATGTGCTAACGGCTTTAAGAAAGATTACTCCGCCGGATGGAAAACTGATCGCAGTTTTTGGCTGTGGCGGAAATCGCGACCGCCAGAAACGGCCGTTGATGGCGAAGGCGGTCGAATCGCTCGCTGATTACGCCATTTTGACAACAGATAATCCACGGTTTGAGAATCCAGAAGCAATCATCGCAGAAGCGTCCATAGGCTTTTCTTCTTCAAAAAAATATCAGACCATTCCCGACAGAAAAATCGCTATTCAAACGGCGATCGGGAACGCAAATGAAAACGACATCATCGCCGTCCTCGGCAAAGGACATGAAACATATCAGGAAATCAAAGGCGTCCGATACCCTTTTTATGACGTGGACGTTATCAGGAAATTTTTCAATGGTCAAAGAGATTAACGCAGAATTTATCCAATCACTGAAGTATGGACGTGTTACAAACCTGAACGGCTATGTTTCCGGTACGGTCATCGATAGCCGAAAAGCCGGACTCGGAACTTTGTTTTTTGCGTTAAAAGGCGAAAAAGCAGACGGTCACACTTTTATTCGGGAATCGGTTGACAAAGGTGCGGCGCTCTGTGTGGTTTCTGAAGAATGGGCAAGCCAGAATCCGACGGATAATCTTCCTCTTTGGATTGTCGATTCTCCAGAAACGGCTCTTCAAAATTTGGCAACCGCATGGCGAAATCAATTCGATATTCCCGTTTTGGGAATCACCGGCACGAATGGGAAGACAACCACGCGCTCGATGTGCACAGAAATCCTGAAAAGAAAATTTGCCGTTCACTCGACTGTCGGAAATTTCAATAACCAGTTGGGATTACCGCTGACGTTGCTGGAACTCAACGACCAGTTTGAATTCAGCATTCTGGAAATGGGTACCAATCACTTTGGAGAAATCGCCGCACTTTGTAAAATTGCCCATCCAACAGCCGGATTGATTACCAACATCGGTCACGGACATGTGGAATATTTTGGCGATTTGACAGGTGTCCAAA is drawn from Candidatus Marinimicrobia bacterium CG08_land_8_20_14_0_20_45_22 and contains these coding sequences:
- a CDS encoding UDP-N-acetylmuramoyl-L-alanyl-D-glutamate--2,6-diaminopimelate ligase; this encodes MFAQTRASERFRLTKNLNKLLEGISYQVRGALPESITTLALNSGKVESGGLFVAIRGAKEDGHHHINDAIRRGASAIVVEEFQPKVNMPQILVSDTKIALSKIANAFFDSPSNKMKVVGVTGTNGKTTTVFLLNHIFKQAGFKRGTIGTLGYTIEDESFASNLTTPDSLQLQSILLQMAEKGVTHVAMEVSSHSLALHRVDDIHYHAGVFTNISQDHLDFHHTIESYAKTKTELFRQVEPNGFLVCNADDFYSELFHQAAKARVYDFSLQHKMDFSFRKGVTFTQGIDGIIDTPNVSIPIRCPLSGEFNLKNILGATAVSSLLRISSSDISEALSQIAYVPGRLQEVSKPGFPRTFVDYAHTPDALINVLTALRKITPPDGKLIAVFGCGGNRDRQKRPLMAKAVESLADYAILTTDNPRFENPEAIIAEASIGFSSSKKYQTIPDRKIAIQTAIGNANENDIIAVLGKGHETYQEIKGVRYPFYDVDVIRKFFNGQRD